From the genome of Spirochaetota bacterium:
CAGTGTTGCACTATACAACATTGACTGCCGATGACTCTTTGAGGGCAGCTTTTTCAGCATTTTCCTGATATCTGGCAGGAATCCCATGTCGAAGAGTCTGTCCGCCTCATCAATAACCAGTATACCTATCTTTTTGAGATCCAGTTTACCAGATTTGCTGAAATCGATTAGCCTCCCTGGCGTACCAATTATAATGTCTACTCCATCTCTTAGCAACTTTTCTTGTCTATTATATCCGACACCACCATAAAATGTGCCACACTTAACTCCTGTATGCCTACCTATCACCTCAGCCTCCCTTCCTATCTGATCAGCTAACTCTCGTGTAGGCGCGATGACAAGGGCCTTCTGTCTTTTATTAGGTTCATTTTGAAGCATTAGGTAAAAAATCGAGATCAGGAAGGCCGCAGTTTTACCAGTTCCAGTCTGAGATTGAACATATACATCCTTTCCCATAAAGGTATGCGTAAAGGTGATTTCCTGAACAGGCATGCATTTTACAAAACCAGCATCATCTATTCCATGCTGGAGTTTTTCGTTTAAATTAAGTTCTGTAAATTTCATAATTATCTCTTTGTTTATTATATTGCCCCTAAGTGGTAATAATTATAACTTTCTTAAAGGTCGAATTTCATAACTTGTCTATACAGTATGAATAGAAATACATTTCTCCATATCAATACTATAAAGACTTATGTGCTTTCTTTATCTTACTATTAATAATATTATTGATGAAAGAGACAACAAAAAGGCATTTGTTGTAATAAATCAATATAAAAATGATTTTCATAAGATAAATATTTCATAAATAATTTTAAGTCATTATAATTGATAGCGCAGTTATTGGAAAGTGATAAAATTGCAGAAACACATTTTATTATATTTACAGTAAATGTTTGTCTATGTAGAAGTATAGAATTGATAATTGGTAAATATTGTCCCATTTCATTGAAGCGATACAAAAAGATTTATAAAAAAACCTGAGGATAATGATAAAACAGGCGAGGTGCTTGCTATAATAGAAAGCAATGAAAGTTTATCATCATATCATATAAGATCATTAATTCCTGGCAGAATAATTGAGAAACATATTACTCTCGGCAAGTTTTTCTCTGATGAAACAACTGTATATAAAATAGCAAATTTTTCAATAGTATGGATCAATCTCGCAGTTTATATAAAAAACCTCCATATTATTAAAATTGGCCAAAAAGTCGATATCGAGTCTGTTGGTGTTCATATAAGGGCTTCAGGAATTATTTCTTATATTCAACCAATCTTTAATGAAGAGACAAGAGGTTTTATCGCTAGGGTGGTGCTTCCAAACAGGAATAATCAATTTCAACCTGGTATGTTTGTTAAAGGAAAGATTGTGCTGATAACTGGCAAGAGTATACCTATAATATCCAATAATGCTCTACAGGTGATTGATGAAAAGCCCTGTGTTTTTGTACCGGAAGGGAAAGGCGTTTACAGACTTGTCACTTTTAGTATTGGGGAAAAGGGCATTCATTATAGTCATCTCCTTTCAGGTTTGAATATTGGGGATTCTTATGTTGGTATTGGCTCCTTCAAGTTTAAGGCTAAATTTGTAATGAGCAATATTGGAGGGCATGCAGGTTATGGACATCAATAGGGTACTAAAATATCAGTTATAGAGTGTACCGGGTGTGACAAAGGTTTTTTCTATGGGGGGTCATGTATTGCAATATCAGGTTAAACTGAATCCCTCTGCTCTGGCGCAGTATAAAATTAGTCTCAGCGAGGTAGTTGAAAGCATTAATTCTAATAATGGCAATGAAGGCGGGCAGTTTATTGTGTTTGGTTCAGAAGAGTATCTTGTTAGAGGAATTGGTTTAATCAGGACGCTTGAGGATATAGGTGATATCAAGCTTAAAGTAGTGAATGGATTCCCAATTCGTCTTAGCGATGTATCCCGGATTGAATATGGTAATGAAATTCGAAGAGGAATCTTCATTCGAAATGGATCTGATGAGGTTGTTGCCGGAATTGTACTAAAGCTTTATGGGGAAAATACATTCAGAGTAATCGAGCGCCTTAAAGAAAAGTTTATTGAAGTACAGAAGGCTCTTCCAGCGGATGTTGAATTAGTATTTTATTATAATTAGACTATGCTTGTGGGAAATGCCACATGGACGGTAAAGAAAACTCTCATTGGCTCCATTATTTGTAATAGTACCACTTGCCTTTTTGTTAATCTTTTTAATACTTTTTTTATCATTGGGAAATATAAAAATGCGCTTTTTATTTTTTTTAATGTTCCTCTTGCTCTTATAGATGGTGTATTCGGTCTTTTGATTTCAGGAGAATATTTATCAATCCCGACATCTGTTGGTTTAATTGCGCTTTTTATTATTGCTATGCAAACGGACTTGTGCTTGTTACCTGTATCAATCAATTAAGACAGGATTGCATGAAAATAAAAGAAGCAGTTATCAATGGCGCTCTTGTGAGGGTAAGACCTGTGCTGATGACAATATTTACAACTTTAATAAAATAATTCCTTGAATATATAGAGGTTATCTCTTGCAATTAAAAACCTTAAATGTCTGATTTACAGTCACTTCACCAGCAAATTTATTATTCTGAAAAGGAAAATTTAGATTTCAGCAAGATATGACTGTTTTAGGCCTAATTATCTAGGCAGGATATGCAAAGATATGCAATGGTTGATCTTATTCTTTCAGGGCTATTATCATCTCCTCTGGAGAGATCGCAAACTGGTTTTTCAAAACCCTGAGTAACAAAAAAACCAGGATTTAATAATTGCCATGCCTTGTATGCTGGATTCCCATAAGCAAGCTCAGGGTATATGAATAGGGTCGTCTCTGTGGAAAGCGCATCTCTTAATGTCATTGCATCTGCACTATATAAATATGACTTATATCCTTCTGGCAAGAGAGAGATGGTTTTTCGAATCTTTTCTATTGTCATTTTATCATGACCTATAAGAGCAACAACTGGTTTTACACCGACTATTAATTTAAATGTTGATATACTTTCAATCATTATCTGAGCTAATTGAATTGGCGCTGGATTCGGCTTTATCGCCATATCACTTATGGCAATAATATTACCCGACCTACCATAATAATTATTATAGGCCCATTCAAAATAATCTATTATTGAATGTGCGGAGGTGGCATCAGAATAAATCAGACAATTAGCATTTTCCCCATTGAATGGATCATATCCACCTAATTTTTTTAACATTATATGCCTGTCAAGCGAAGCATCTAACTGTATATCGCCAAAACAGACACCCCTTCCACCGCTTTGAATATACATCTCACTAGCTCTCTTCATAAGCCCTGGATGATCATGATTTGATGAACCCGCAGTTGAAAAGGATACAAAGGCTATAATTGGATTACTGAGCATATCAGAGGCTCTATTAGCCGCATCAACAATTCCTTTTACATCTGAATTATCAATTGGATAAGATACAATAAGTTCATTCCCATCAGGAAGGGTTAACTCAAAAATATTATCAGGGTGTTCTTTAACAATTCCAATGGAATCAAGCCTTCTCATTTGAGAAAAGAATATTGCTGAAGGAGTCTTATAATCAAGTACCAAAGAACAACCAACAATCATTGCTTCAGTTGGAACATCAATACCTCCTAATAAAGCATCTGCCCTATTTGATTTGAGTTCAAGCGAAGCCGAGAGGAAGGGCAAGACCTCTTCCTCGCTAATGCCAAACGAGCTATACATCATTGACAATGTCTCGTCTAACTTATCAATCTTAGTCTTTCTGTTTAGCATACCTTGAGGATCATCCTTATATCCCTTATATTCAGCAAGCTTTTCCTTTGCAAAACTTGTATCAATATTGATCAATTCAGCAAAATCATTAACTTCTTTAGCAACAGAACTGTAAAGGTTATTAGTAATATCGTCAGTAACCAGCACTCTTGCTTTTCTGCCAACCTTTTGAGCAAGATCTGACGCTCTCTCGATTAGACTGTCATATAATGTCAAGTTTGTTGACTGCATGTGTTAGCTCCACCTAATATATATTTATTCACAAATCTACTTTAACATTTCATATATTATAAATAGATATTGTTTTTATATAATAATTACTCAATTGTAAATGTGTTGAAACTACAAATTAGGGATACTATCCAAACACATTTACATATAATGCACTTTATCAGCCTTCAGCAAGGCTTCGACAGCTTTTGGCACTTCCAAAGGGATGATAAAATCCTCCACATTTGATTTATCATCAATGTTACTGGCAAATCCGTCAATAACATGAAAAGTACCACAGGAAGCAATTGTCACTCCAAGCTTACTGCTTAAGAATATTGCAAGCTGCTCAAGATTATCAGGTAAATCAGAGGCAGAGAGACCGTCAATTTGACCAGATAATAGTTCTTTTACTGAACTCTGAATAGCAAATTTTGCTAGTTCTCCTTTCTTGCTCATGCTTACACCTTGTGGGCCATAATATACCGTAACATTATCAATTTTTTTCACCTGTTTTGCAACAAAAGCAATTACATAAGCGGCATATTGATTATAGGGTTTATCTGCTCCACTATTTACAAATATCAATAAATCTTTTACTTCTGTCATATTCTTCTCCTAATTTATTATATTTTTTCTTATAGTTATTGATAGTATCCCTTTATTATATTGAATTCATTTCTTCTCAATTTCTGATAAATCTATAACCTCGATTTATTATAATAATTATATTATATTTATTTTAATATAAACATATTTAATCGATATTCCTTCATCGGCAATTGAGAAGTTTATAACATCACCATTCATTATATCTGAAGTAATATTTAGCTTAACTAATTTAACTCTCCCTAAAATCTCAATTGGTATAACTTTTTCTGTACCATAAAGCGCTTCGTCAGTAGTAATATTTATTTTATATATAATTTTATCATCAAAGATGAAGTTCCTTGACCTGCCAGTTCGGAAAGCACAACCCCTGTCATACTTCTTTCTTCTATGGCATCCCTTCCTACCGTAAAAGGCGGGATCAGATTTTATATCATTTCTATGTCTAAAACTGGTTGCATTTTCATCTGAATTATGCTTCCAAAAGTTGCTATACTCAATTTGATCGTATAACTCTTTTTTTTTAGAATCACCCAATACCGCATAGGCTTCATTTAACTCCTTAAATTTTTCTTCTGCATTGGCATCCATTTTATTTTGATCAGGATGATACTTAAAAGCTAACTGTCTATATGCCTTTTTTATATCCTGCGCTGACGCATCCCGCTCTAAATCTAAAACTCGATAATAATCTATTATACTCATTTAAAATATTAAGATAACTACAATTATTTGATCATTCTGTAAGATATTTATTTATATCATCAGCCATCTGATGACCTATTATTGTTATATTAAGCTCTTTTATTTCATTCAATTTCAATAGAGAGTTTTTAATATCATGGGCTAAAGAAAAAACCAATGGACAGATAGAGGATGAGGGTTGTATTTCAAAAGAGACTTTTGCATCTTCAGTCACAATAAGATTCTTAATCAATCCCATACTTATTACATCTACCGTGGTTCCTTGATCTTTAATTTGTTTCAATTTTTCTACTATTTTCTTTCTAAGTTCCACTCTCTTTTTATTCCCTTATATTCTTCTTTTATCATTAGCATTACCAATACTCAGACTATATGACCACATATAGAAGCCTTTCAATTTTCGACTTAATAATTTCCTCGGGCACAGCTCCGACGATCCCATCAACATTCTCGCCATTCTTGAAAAACATCAATGTTGGTATGCTCATTATTCCATATTTGCTGGCTGTATCTCGAGCTTCTTCAATATTAACCTTACAAAACTTGACTTTATCATTATAGCTCTCTGATAGCTTATCAACTACTGGGGATACCCTTTTGCATGGGCCACACCATGACGCCCAAAAATCAACGAGGACAGGCAAATCTGTTTTTAATACTTCTTTCTCAAAATTTTGATCTGTAATTTCGATTACCATCTTAATTCTCCTCATTTATTGATCTTGAAAAGCTATCTCAAATAGCTTTAAATTTTTGGAGAGATTGCTCTGCGGCCAACGCAATTGGCTCAGCGCTAGGTTCTGAAGATAAATCAGGATGAGCGGCACACATTATAGTGGTGAGATCTGAAACGGTCGCTTCACTTCTAATCGCATAATTGATTGTATCTATCTCCTTCATAGGGGCCTCACTATCACTAAGTATTTGCCCACCAATCAATTTTTGAGAATTTTTATCAAAAACTAACTTCAGTGTCCAGGGGATCTGCCCCTTAATCATTTTGTGTTTGTTTCTTGACTCAACTACAGAGCTTACTGTTTTAATGCCTTCCTTGTTGGCAAACTCCTCAATCAGACCAACTGAAGCTATAGATTTGTCAAAAAGTTTAACCGCTAAATTATTTAATACACCAGGGAATTCGATATTATAGCCGGCAAGTTGTTTCGCTACCAATCTTCCTTGAATAACGGCGGTGGAGCGATTTTGACCAGGAATAGGTTTTTTTGTAATAGGGCTTTCCATTTGCACGCAATCTCCAGCGGCAAAGATGTCTGGATTTGAGGTTTCCATAAATTTATTCACTTTTATCCCAATATCCCCCAATTCCAAACCAATTTGTTTTGCCAATTCTAAATTGGCCTGAACTCCAATTGAAAGAACAACCATATCCGCGGGAATGATTTCCCCTGTAGAAAGCTCCACACCTGATACAAATCCATCTTTCCCAATGATTCTTTCCACTCTATTTCCCAATTTTAGCCTGATCCCTTCCTGAGTAAGATACTCCATAAGCGTGAGCGCCAACTCACTGTCTAACATTGGAGGAAGTGGACGATCAAGAAATTCGACTACAGTTATATCCAAAGATGGCCTTGTTGTCAAAAGCAGCGTTCCTAATTCTAATCCAATAGCACCGGCTCCAACAATGATCATTTTTTTTACACTTCTTTCTTCTATAAATATTTTCATTTTCTCCGCTTCTGGAGTGCTTCTCAAGGTGTACACGCCCTCAAGATCTCTTCCAGGAAAAGGGGGAACCTTCGGTTTTGCCCCAGTCGCTATCAATAGCTTATCATATGAAAGAGAATCGCCATTTTGTAAGGTAAGAACTTTTTTTCTTGTATCCAATGCGGTGACCTTATTTATTAGGGATTTAATCCCCCTTTCCTGAAAAAAAATTTTATCTGGATTGATAATAGATTCGACAGTAGCCAGACCGGCTACAACATGTGGCAATGCTCATCTTACAATAAAATAAGGCTCTATACGGATAACTGTAACTTCAAGATTGGGATTTAATTTCTTTGACAATATGGCGGCAGGTGCTCCTGCTCCTCCACACCCTATAACAATAAATTTATTTATTTGTGACATCCTATTCCTCCTACTCTCTACATCTTAGGATTGTAGATTTTTAATACGGAAACAGTCCAAATTAAAAATGTCTATAGCTCTCTTAATTATTATACTAATTATTCCTAATTCTTAAAAATGAATTCATCATAATGTTATAAAGCGCATTAGAAAAAACATTCTTCACAAATTTCTTCAATTTGAGCCTTTGTTTGAATACTCGTTGTGGCATGCACAATCTTTTGATTACGATAATATACTGTGAATGGTAATCCTCTAAAACTACTGCATTCTTTTGCTTTTTTTATTGGAGAAGCGGCCTCATTATCAAATTCTACAACGCGAAATTGAATATGCTTATATTTATTCACTAATTCCAAATGCTCCATTACTTTATAAACAGGGATACACATTGGTCCCCATCTACCCGCACAGACTACCAGCATATCATTATCGGATAGTGTAACCTCAAAATCCTTTAATGATTCTATATGTTTCAATTTTGTATTCATTCCCATTTTTTTATCTCCATTATTGTGCTAACTTCTATACCTTATGAAACCGCTATAAATAATTTTTGAATCTTATTTCTTTTCCATCCGCACCCCACTATCATTTTACACCTTCCTCTAAGGGTCCTCCAAGCAAACTAATTATTCATGGTCTTCATTACACCTTTCCAAATCCCCTTAACCTCTTCGGTTACCTCTCCACAGTCATACTCAACTACAGATTTTTTGTTTATCATGGCTTTTGTTACCTCTGGATTGTAACTTATCTTCCCCGCTATCTGCAACATGTTTTTCGAACAATATTCCTCTATCTGTTTTGAATTATATAAATTAATATCATATTTATTTATGCATACCAATGATGGAATATTAAAATGCTTGGCAACCCCAATTACTCTTTCTAAGTCGTGTATCCCTGACAAGGTAGGTTCAGTAACAACAAGCAAGAGATCAACACCTGTAATTGACGCTATTACTGGACAACCTATGCCAGGAGGGCCATCAACAATAATATATTCAACCTCTTCCCTCTCTGCAATCAATTTCGCCTGCTGTCGCACCAAGGTCACAAGCTTTCCTGAATTATCCTCGGCAATTCCAAGCTCAGCATGAGTCATATATCCATATCGAGTATGAGAGATAAACCACTTGCCGGATATATTTTCTTCCATATTTATTGCGCCCTGTGGACATGCTCTTGCGCATAATCCGCAACCCTCGCATGATATGGGGTCAACCACATAGTCTTTTATAGCATCAAATCTGCAAAGATTTTGGCATTCACAGCATAAAATGCATCTCCCACTGTCTATAACCGCAGTTTTACCTCCATGAAAAACTTCACTCTTCTCTATCTTTGGTTCTAAGATAAGATATAGATCAGCGGCGTCTACATCACAGTCCGCCATCACATGAGAATCAGATAGCGAAGCAAAGGCAGCGGTAATCGTGGTCTTGCCTGTTCCACCCTTGCCGCTTATAATGGTTAACTGCTTCATTTTAGTTAACCTCCTTTTTTATCATATCATAAAGTTGAATAAAATTTTCATTATACTCAGGCAAGGCCTCTAATAATGGGATCCCTTCAGAATATGCTACCGCTATTCGCCTATCCCAAGGGATGGTCATTAAAATTTGTATATTTTCTTCTCTGCAATATTCTTCAACCTCTTCATTCCCGATATCCGCGCAGTTTACTACCACTCCAAAGGGAATCCGCAATTTCCTTATCATCTCTACAGCAAGTTTAAGATCGTTTAAGCCAAATGGGGTGGGCTCGGTCACTAATACGCAGAAATCGCTTCCCTTTACTGATTCCACAACCGGACATGACGTACCAGGTGATGCATCAATTATAACATCTTTGTTATTATGGATAAGCCCTTTAACGCGCCTGATTAAAGGCGGAGCCATCGGTTCTCCAATGTTAAGGATACCGTGGATAAGCTCAATGTTTTGAGAATTCCCCCTTTCAATAATCCCTATCTCTCTCTCAATCTCGCTTATGGCATTCTCTGGGCAAAAATAGCTACATGAACCGCAGCCATGACACAATTCCGGGAAGAATAGAACCTTATCCTTAATCACTACAATGGCATTGAACTCGCAAACCTCAGCGCACTTGCCGCAATATGTGCATTTTGAATCATCTACCTCTGGCACAAGTATACCCACAGACATACGTTCTGCCAATTCAGGATTTATAAATATATGAGCATTAGGTTCTTCAACATCACAATCCAAAAACTGCACACCGCCAAGGGAAAGGGCTAGGTTTACAGCAATTGTTGTCTTTCCAGTCCCGCCCTTCCCGCTTGCTATTGATATTATCATAAATGACTACCCCCTAATCATTGCTGTACCGCACTTGGGGCATTTTTCATCATAGCATGGCACGCCTACACTGTGAGGGACTGTAGCTCCGCAGGATGGGCATCTACAATTACCACTGGGACCAGAGCCTGGTCTGGTCCCTCCCATCCTTCCCATGCGGCTAGCTCCTCCTCCTCTTCCCCTTCCTGTTCCTGAACCGCCACCTCCCGTAGGTCCTGTTCCATCACCTCTTGGCATATAAACCACCTCCTAAATAGTATTCAAATAACAAAAGTTTAGTCTCTTTTTTCAGCCAAATCGTTTATCCTTTTCTCAACATTATCAAGCTCTTTCCTCATCTTTTCCGATTGTTCCTTCAGCATCGCCATCTCTTCATGTTTAGACATATGTGGAGAAGACTGCGTTTGATTTGGAGCCGCACCTGGGCTCATTCCACTACCCATGCCTGATCTCATGCCTCTACCGCTTCCCATTCCAGCTCCAGCGCCCATACCGTAATGCGATGCTACTGAAGGTTCTGAAATATATTGATATTGTCCTTTCTTGAATCCCTCAACTGCCTCTTTTACAGAAATATTTGATAAACCCACAATAATTTTTATGTCGGCTGCCTGAAGGGCACTAAATGCATTTGGACCTGCATTGCCTGTGAGCACAACCTCCACACCTTTATTGGCGACAAGCTGAGCAGATTGTGATCCTGCTCCCCCGCCAGCGCTAATAGATGGATTTTCAATAGATTCAAACTGCATAGTATCTGTATCCAAAATAATAAAGTACTGGGATCTCCCAAACCTTGGATCTACAGGATTATCTAAAGCCGGACCAGAGGATGTAACACAGATTTTCATTTTTTGCTCCTTGAATATACTAAATATTTACTTTATAACTTTTTAACAATACAAGGGTATTGATGATATTTTTGTAATATTTTTTAGCTATTACATTCTTCTGATTTGCCACAGGGGATATCCCTCCCACAACAAGGTGCATCCTTTCCGCATGTGGGTGATTTGAAACTTGTTACTATCGTATCACTCCCCTTCATAATAAAACCACTCCCACCAGTAATCAGACGTTTTACAACCCCACTGCATTCTGGGCACTCTTCAAGCGGTTCCTCTTCCATCCTCTGAAACTGCTCAAATCTATTTTTACATGATAAACATACATATTCATATATAGGCATATATACCCCTTTATATATATTTTAATTATTTACTACCATGTAGCTGATTACCATCTACGCCAGCCTCTTCCTCTTCCCATACCCATGCCTCTCCCAAATCGCGGGGCAAAACCGATGCCGAATCGCGGATATAAAAAAGGATTGGAATACAAGGGTGCATAGGGAATGCCATATCCGCCGTTAAAGGGATAAAGATAAGCTGAAGAAGCATAAACATTGTAGGGAACACCGTAAGCTAATGACCGGTAGCCTGGCATTCGTCCATAAAAACCTAACATAACTGTTACCTCCTTCTATTGTAATATTAATTATAAAGTGCCTGCTATATTAACAATAATACGGTTCAGTTCCTCTAAATCACTCTTATTGGGATGACCTTTAGCTTTTGGCGCGTCAGCAGACCATTCCGGTGGATCTGATTTTTGTTGAATCTTTTCAATAAAATCAGGGCTCATTTCACCTTGACAACTGAATATACCTACGATTTTAGAATCTAAAACCTGATTCTTAGCATAATCCATTGCCTTCAAAACATGCATAGAACCTGTAGCGGCTCCATGTGTGGCAAACAAAAATAAGGATTTCTCCTTAATCTTAGAAAGATATTCCATCGATTCTTGAATCGGTTTTCCGCCTTTTAACCAAAAACCTAGAGCAATAAAGTCATAACCGGAGGGATTCGGAGCCTTATCAATAGGAAAGATATCCTTTTCGCCTGTTAATGCATCGAACACAGTTTGAGCCAATTTGCGCGTATTGCCTGTTTGACTTGAATATACAACCAATGATTTCATAGAATCATCTCCTAATAAATATTATAATAAACCTTCTCTGTATGTTTGATAATATTAATATTGTGATCTTATATATATACTCTTACAACCAATCCTTTATTATTTATAATGATCACTCATGAAACCCATACTTTACAAATCTGCTCATTCATCCCATACTTTTATTTATCACTTCATCTAATAACGGTCTATATGGCTTAATATCCAATAGAGATATGTTATCTTCCTAATAGAATTATTTATATATAACGTTTTTTACAACCGTTATGTAATTTCATAACACACCTTGTATAAACTCAAACGATGCCCGATTATAAAACTGAACTAGCTTTATAATATTAAACACCTCAGGTACTGCCGCTAGAATCGCAAACCGTACCTGGGTTTGTGTTTGAACTGAATAGGGACAACAACTTACGAGGATTAGAAGCATCGCATTTGGGACAGCAAACAGATCTGCCAGATTCGTGATTACTTACTAATTTTTCAAATTTTTCTCCACACTCTCCACACTCAAACTCATATATGGGCATATTCCTTCTCCCTAAAATAAATATGATTATTTTATAATAACTCATTACCCTGATAACTCAATTCGCCTATAACATTAATATTTAAGGGCAGATCATTGACATAACACATATTATCCACACATGTGCAGACTTTATTGCCACTCTATATTTTGCTAATAAAAACAATTTTCTTTTTATCCTGAGTAGATATGCTACTTCATCAGGATTTGGTTCTTCTACTTACTGACCATAATAATGCTATAAAGCAACAAACAAAAATGTGAGTATTTGCGGTATTCATCCCCGCAAATACTCACTATGATAAGGGAGAATAATCTTATTCATTCTCTGCCTTTTCCAATTCATTC
Proteins encoded in this window:
- a CDS encoding efflux RND transporter periplasmic adaptor subunit — translated: MLAIIESNESLSSYHIRSLIPGRIIEKHITLGKFFSDETTVYKIANFSIVWINLAVYIKNLHIIKIGQKVDIESVGVHIRASGIISYIQPIFNEETRGFIARVVLPNRNNQFQPGMFVKGKIVLITGKSIPIISNNALQVIDEKPCVFVPEGKGVYRLVTFSIGEKGIHYSHLLSGLNIGDSYVGIGSFKFKAKFVMSNIGGHAGYGHQ
- a CDS encoding efflux RND transporter permease subunit, which produces MTKVFSMGGHVLQYQVKLNPSALAQYKISLSEVVESINSNNGNEGGQFIVFGSEEYLVRGIGLIRTLEDIGDIKLKVVNGFPIRLSDVSRIEYGNEIRRGIFIRNGSDEVVAGIVLKLYGENTFRVIERLKEKFIEVQKALPADVELVFYYN
- a CDS encoding phosphate acyltransferase, which codes for MQSTNLTLYDSLIERASDLAQKVGRKARVLVTDDITNNLYSSVAKEVNDFAELINIDTSFAKEKLAEYKGYKDDPQGMLNRKTKIDKLDETLSMMYSSFGISEEEVLPFLSASLELKSNRADALLGGIDVPTEAMIVGCSLVLDYKTPSAIFFSQMRRLDSIGIVKEHPDNIFELTLPDGNELIVSYPIDNSDVKGIVDAANRASDMLSNPIIAFVSFSTAGSSNHDHPGLMKRASEMYIQSGGRGVCFGDIQLDASLDRHIMLKKLGGYDPFNGENANCLIYSDATSAHSIIDYFEWAYNNYYGRSGNIIAISDMAIKPNPAPIQLAQIMIESISTFKLIVGVKPVVALIGHDKMTIEKIRKTISLLPEGYKSYLYSADAMTLRDALSTETTLFIYPELAYGNPAYKAWQLLNPGFFVTQGFEKPVCDLSRGDDNSPERIRSTIAYLCISCLDN
- a CDS encoding DnaJ domain-containing protein; translation: MSIIDYYRVLDLERDASAQDIKKAYRQLAFKYHPDQNKMDANAEEKFKELNEAYAVLGDSKKKELYDQIEYSNFWKHNSDENATSFRHRNDIKSDPAFYGRKGCHRRKKYDRGCAFRTGRSRNFIFDDKIIYKINITTDEALYGTEKVIPIEILGRVKLVKLNITSDIMNGDVINFSIADEGISIKYVYIKINII
- a CDS encoding iron-sulfur cluster assembly protein, with the translated sequence MELRKKIVEKLKQIKDQGTTVDVISMGLIKNLIVTEDAKVSFEIQPSSSICPLVFSLAHDIKNSLLKLNEIKELNITIIGHQMADDINKYLTE
- the trxA gene encoding thioredoxin, which translates into the protein MVIEITDQNFEKEVLKTDLPVLVDFWASWCGPCKRVSPVVDKLSESYNDKVKFCKVNIEEARDTASKYGIMSIPTLMFFKNGENVDGIVGAVPEEIIKSKIERLLYVVI
- a CDS encoding FAD-dependent oxidoreductase, producing MPHVVAGLATVESIINPDKIFFQERGIKSLINKVTALDTRKKVLTLQNGDSLSYDKLLIATGAKPKVPPFPGRDLEGVYTLRSTPEAEKMKIFIEERSVKKMIIVGAGAIGLELGTLLLTTRPSLDITVVEFLDRPLPPMLDSELALTLMEYLTQEGIRLKLGNRVERIIGKDGFVSGVELSTGEIIPADMVVLSIGVQANLELAKQIGLELGDIGIKVNKFMETSNPDIFAAGDCVQMESPITKKPIPGQNRSTAVIQGRLVAKQLAGYNIEFPGVLNNLAVKLFDKSIASVGLIEEFANKEGIKTVSSVVESRNKHKMIKGQIPWTLKLVFDKNSQKLIGGQILSDSEAPMKEIDTINYAIRSEATVSDLTTIMCAAHPDLSSEPSAEPIALAAEQSLQKFKAI
- a CDS encoding thioredoxin, which codes for MGMNTKLKHIESLKDFEVTLSDNDMLVVCAGRWGPMCIPVYKVMEHLELVNKYKHIQFRVVEFDNEAASPIKKAKECSSFRGLPFTVYYRNQKIVHATTSIQTKAQIEEICEECFF
- a CDS encoding ATP-binding protein; amino-acid sequence: MKQLTIISGKGGTGKTTITAAFASLSDSHVMADCDVDAADLYLILEPKIEKSEVFHGGKTAVIDSGRCILCCECQNLCRFDAIKDYVVDPISCEGCGLCARACPQGAINMEENISGKWFISHTRYGYMTHAELGIAEDNSGKLVTLVRQQAKLIAEREEVEYIIVDGPPGIGCPVIASITGVDLLLVVTEPTLSGIHDLERVIGVAKHFNIPSLVCINKYDINLYNSKQIEEYCSKNMLQIAGKISYNPEVTKAMINKKSVVEYDCGEVTEEVKGIWKGVMKTMNN
- a CDS encoding ATP-binding protein yields the protein MIISIASGKGGTGKTTIAVNLALSLGGVQFLDCDVEEPNAHIFINPELAERMSVGILVPEVDDSKCTYCGKCAEVCEFNAIVVIKDKVLFFPELCHGCGSCSYFCPENAISEIEREIGIIERGNSQNIELIHGILNIGEPMAPPLIRRVKGLIHNNKDVIIDASPGTSCPVVESVKGSDFCVLVTEPTPFGLNDLKLAVEMIRKLRIPFGVVVNCADIGNEEVEEYCREENIQILMTIPWDRRIAVAYSEGIPLLEALPEYNENFIQLYDMIKKEVN
- a CDS encoding NifB/NifX family molybdenum-iron cluster-binding protein → MKICVTSSGPALDNPVDPRFGRSQYFIILDTDTMQFESIENPSISAGGGAGSQSAQLVANKGVEVVLTGNAGPNAFSALQAADIKIIVGLSNISVKEAVEGFKKGQYQYISEPSVASHYGMGAGAGMGSGRGMRSGMGSGMSPGAAPNQTQSSPHMSKHEEMAMLKEQSEKMRKELDNVEKRINDLAEKRD
- a CDS encoding FmdB family zinc ribbon protein — translated: MPIYEYVCLSCKNRFEQFQRMEEEPLEECPECSGVVKRLITGGSGFIMKGSDTIVTSFKSPTCGKDAPCCGRDIPCGKSEECNS
- a CDS encoding flavodoxin family protein: MKSLVVYSSQTGNTRKLAQTVFDALTGEKDIFPIDKAPNPSGYDFIALGFWLKGGKPIQESMEYLSKIKEKSLFLFATHGAATGSMHVLKAMDYAKNQVLDSKIVGIFSCQGEMSPDFIEKIQQKSDPPEWSADAPKAKGHPNKSDLEELNRIIVNIAGTL